In the genome of Candidatus Zixiibacteriota bacterium, the window ACCGTGTTCTTAAGAAGTTCCTTATCCTTGATATAGGTATGCCCGTCAATGAAGAGGATAATTTCGCCCCGGGCATTTCTGATGCCCAGGTTTCTTCCGCCCGATGCCTTTCCCACAAGATTGTCAAACATACGAATTCGGCTGTCTTCTGATGCCAGTCTCCGCACAATCTCTGAGGAATTATCTTCCGAGTTCCCGCAGGCAACGATTATCTCAAAGCGGCCAGAGGGATAATCCTGTTCCAGGATTTTCTTAATGGTGGATTCAATAAAGCGCGCCTCATTCTTGATGGGAATCACGACAGTGATAAAAGGAAAATTTTCAGTCAAAATGTCAGCCTGTACCTCTAAATTAGATTATTAACACTTACTTACGGTATATTCGGCTTAAATTTAGGCAGAATCTCAAAATATATCGTCTGTTCCTGCAACCAATGGCCGTCCCGGCACCATTCTATCTACCGCGCATTCTCATCAGAAAAGATTCCATTCACTTCCCTGCTGTTCCGAGCGGGAGCAATTCCCGTCCATAGAGTTCATTTAAAACCTGCGACAGGCCGGTGTAAATAGCCAATCCACCGCATAAAATCCCCTCGTATCCGGCCAGACGGATAATTACGGTACTTTCAAAGAGATTTCCCAACGCCAGCAGCCAGAAGAGAACAGTCAGGGTACCGAAAACCATCTGCAGGGCGCGATTCAACCGCCACGTTCCGATAAACATCACCGCCGTAAACAGACCCCAGATAAAAAGGTACGCCGCCATAGAGACCGGCGCCGGAGTTTCGGCCCAGCCCAGTCTGGGAAAGAGAAGAAGCGCCACCAGAGTAAGCCAGAATAAGCCGTAAGAGGTAAATGCGGTGGTGCCAAAGGTATTCTTCTTCTTCCATTCCATCACGCCGGCAATAATCTGCGCCACTCCACCATAGAATAGACCCATTCCGAGTATCATACTGTCCAAGCCGTAGAAACCGGCATTGTGGATATTCAGAAGGACCGTGGTCATACCGAAACCCAGAAGACCCAGCGGCGCCGGGTTGGCGGTTGTATCCTTCACTTCGGCAACCGTTTGCGTTGCCTGGATAGTAACTGTTTCACGCATTACCTTACACTCCCTTAAACAGTTGAAAATGTGTCAAAATCCCAGTCTGCTTTTCAGATTTAGCGCACGGTGCCGAGTTCTCCGAATCAATCGACCCACTCCGCTACAAAAATATTGGTCTCCCCTGGCTTTTTATTGAAGCGGTTGGAGGCAAATATCAGATGTTTACCGTCACGGGTGAACATCGGAAATCCATCGAAAGTCTCATTGAAGGTAACCTGTTCCAAACCGGTGCCATCGATATTGATTATGAAGAGGTCGAAATTCCGCCCTTTGTCACTCTTGAGGTTAGAACTGAATATGATTCTTTTCCCGTCAGGATGGAAAAACGGCGCAAAACTGGCTTTGCCAAAATTGGTCACCTGTTGAATACCGGAACCATCGGCATTCATAACATAAATCTCCAGCGCGGTGGGACGAACCAGCCCATGCTTCACCAGGTCCTCATAATCGGCAAGTTCCTGCTCCGTCCTGGGGCGGCTGGCGCGGAAAACTATTTTGCTCCCATCCGGAGAGAAAAATGGCCCACCGTCATATCCCTTTTCGAAGGTGAGGCGAGTCTGCCCGGTGCCGTCAAGATTCATAGTATAAATCTCCGGGTCGCCATCACGGGTAGAGGTAAACACAATTTTATCTCTTAAGGGCGAGATTGTCGCCTCGGCGTCATAACCGGGTGCATCTGTCAGCCTGACCAGCTCGGAGCCGTCGGCATTGGCGCGAAAGATATCAAAGGTGTCGAAAAGTTTCCAGACATATCCTTTAGACATATCGGGAGGAGGAGGGCAGGCGGTATCTGCCAGATGAGTAGAGGCATAAAGTATCATGCTGTCTCCCGGAAGAAAATAGGCACAGGTAGTTCTTCCTTTGCCGGTAGATACCATCCTCTTTTCAGAGCCGTCAATATTCATAATGAATATCTGGTCGCACTGCAGGTCGCCGAAAGTGGATTGATAAATCAGCCGGGATTCATCAAAGGATAGATATGCTTCCGCATTCTGCCCTTCGTTTGTCAACATTCTGACACTCTTGAAATGCTTTTCGCCTTCAAAGATAATTGATGGCTCGCTGCTGGAAGCCTCAGGTGGCGGCGCTGCCATTGTTCCCGCCGCAGCCATCACAAATCCCAATATTATCAGAAGATTTAGTACTTTTTCACGCATAAAGTCTCCTAACTCTGCTTCAGTTCATCGATTTTGCTTCACTTTTTACGCGCAACCAGAAGATATATTGAATTATACCACGACTTGGCAAGGAAAAAGCAACATTGCTTATTTTCAAAGGAAGATTTCGAAGGGAGTCTAAATATGTACTATTAGGTATATTTTTACTTCAATTTTTTGCTCATTTTCAAAAATTCTTGACATATAGATTAAACTTTGCTATTAGAATCCCGATGAATTGAGACAAATGAGATATTTGATGTAGCATATTTAATTTGTTCAGATTGTGAAGAAAATAACAAAGACTACCGTTCGTATCCTGTATGAACCAAGATCAAAAGTGGCAAGGAAATAGTCCATATCGGAGATAAAATGTCTTCTAAGAGGTATTGCATTTCGCTCTTTCTGATTGCGGTGGTCGCGCTGTCGGCGGCGGCTCTGGGGTCGCGCATCAAAGTAAACGACCGGGTCTGGCTCCAGGAAAATTCATCACTCTGTCTCAGTTGTCATGAAGACCAGGGAGAGTCATTGGAAGGGACCGTTCACGCGCTCGCCTCCGCGGATGAGATGAAATCATCATTCGGTTCCGGGTGTGTGGGGTGTCATGACGGCTGGGAAGAGCATATTAACGACCCCTCGCCTGACAATATCGGCAAACCGCAGACTTTATCTGCCAAAGAGCAAGCAGAAGTTTGCGGAAGATGTCATCTCTCCCCCCATCAGTCAGCGATGGCAACGACCGATGTCCATCATCGCGCCAATGTCGCCTGTCTGGATTGTCATTCCATTCACGGAAATCATAACAGCGGTCTGGTCAAGGATGAGAATCAGAATTTTTGCGCCAGCTGCCATCCGGCGGTGAAGGCGGAATTCAGCCGCCGCTCGGCGCATCCTCTTCGCTCCGGAAATATTGACTGCACCAGCTGTCATAGCCTCTCCGGAATCAAAGACCCGCTGATGGCAGTCGGTCTCGACTGGAAATGCCAGAATTGCCATTCGGAAAAGTCGGGACCATTTCTTTTCGAGCATGGGACCATTAATAAACATTTAATTGACGGCGGCGGGTGTGTCGAATGCCATGAGCCGCATGGTTCGGCCAATGACCGTCTTCTGGTTCAAGCCGGAAATGGCAACTGCCTGAAATGCCACGATATTCCCCCGGCGCATCGCACCATGCATAACGGCCTGGGTACCAGGCTCGAT includes:
- a CDS encoding acetate uptake transporter; translated protein: MRETVTIQATQTVAEVKDTTANPAPLGLLGFGMTTVLLNIHNAGFYGLDSMILGMGLFYGGVAQIIAGVMEWKKKNTFGTTAFTSYGLFWLTLVALLLFPRLGWAETPAPVSMAAYLFIWGLFTAVMFIGTWRLNRALQMVFGTLTVLFWLLALGNLFESTVIIRLAGYEGILCGGLAIYTGLSQVLNELYGRELLPLGTAGK
- a CDS encoding cytochrome c3 family protein, with the protein product MSSKRYCISLFLIAVVALSAAALGSRIKVNDRVWLQENSSLCLSCHEDQGESLEGTVHALASADEMKSSFGSGCVGCHDGWEEHINDPSPDNIGKPQTLSAKEQAEVCGRCHLSPHQSAMATTDVHHRANVACLDCHSIHGNHNSGLVKDENQNFCASCHPAVKAEFSRRSAHPLRSGNIDCTSCHSLSGIKDPLMAVGLDWKCQNCHSEKSGPFLFEHGTINKHLIDGGGCVECHEPHGSANDRLLVQAGNGNCLKCHDIPPAHRTMHNGLGTRLDCVFCHTDIHGSYDNKKFLDPNLGVKLFPDCYQSGCHDNLND